One region of Paraburkholderia phymatum STM815 genomic DNA includes:
- a CDS encoding YncE family protein yields MKKPLLAVLLVATAVLAACGGGDNSTSTPTSSTPAPTPSRLLTTIAVPNSTTPAFSFDIGYTEAGRYYLADRNNKSVDVVDTKSNTLIAQITGGFTGAGASTDASGPDGIVGVTGTNTLYVGDVDSVKIVDTAALKTVKTIPISTSGSRVDEGCYDPDDHLIMFASPGETPPYVTFISTTTQAVVSKLTFTGSSGLEACTYDAASKSFLINNDGTTANPTGELDVITASSVTSGTPVVSKAFSLGKCEPSGIALGPNSDVLIGCDPSAGNPLITLILDRNTGAQLASIPFGGTDQVAYDPGSNRYFLPARHWVTSGTAAASGFTPQMGVIDGATRKLLYTVAVGTGAHSVAIDSGLGQVYVPFQPGAAAFPNGGISVFATK; encoded by the coding sequence ATGAAAAAACCGTTACTGGCCGTTCTACTCGTGGCGACAGCTGTGCTCGCAGCGTGTGGCGGAGGAGACAACTCCACCTCGACGCCGACTTCATCGACACCCGCGCCCACGCCGTCCAGGCTGTTGACGACCATCGCCGTGCCCAATTCCACGACGCCCGCGTTCAGTTTCGATATCGGCTACACAGAAGCAGGCAGGTACTATCTGGCGGACCGAAACAACAAATCCGTCGACGTCGTCGATACGAAATCGAACACGCTGATCGCGCAGATTACAGGAGGTTTTACGGGCGCAGGCGCGAGCACGGATGCGTCCGGGCCTGACGGCATCGTCGGTGTGACGGGAACGAATACGCTGTATGTGGGCGACGTGGATTCGGTGAAAATCGTCGATACGGCCGCGCTGAAAACGGTCAAGACCATCCCGATCAGTACGTCGGGTTCGCGCGTCGACGAAGGCTGTTACGATCCCGACGATCATCTCATCATGTTCGCAAGCCCGGGCGAAACGCCGCCGTATGTCACGTTCATCTCGACGACGACGCAAGCCGTCGTATCGAAGTTGACGTTCACCGGCTCATCGGGGCTGGAAGCGTGCACGTATGACGCGGCGTCGAAGAGTTTCCTCATCAACAACGACGGCACGACGGCTAATCCGACGGGCGAACTCGACGTCATCACAGCCAGTTCCGTTACATCGGGTACGCCTGTTGTCAGCAAGGCATTTTCACTTGGCAAATGCGAGCCGTCTGGCATTGCACTCGGGCCTAACAGCGATGTGCTGATCGGCTGCGATCCGTCCGCGGGTAATCCGCTGATCACGTTGATTCTCGACCGCAACACGGGGGCCCAGCTTGCGTCGATACCCTTTGGCGGAACCGACCAGGTCGCATACGATCCCGGCTCGAATCGCTATTTCCTGCCTGCGCGCCATTGGGTGACGAGCGGCACGGCGGCAGCTTCGGGCTTTACGCCGCAAATGGGCGTGATCGACGGCGCGACGCGTAAGCTCCTTTACACCGTCGCGGTAGGCACTGGCGCGCACTCGGTTGCAATCGACAGCGGCCTCGGCCAGGTCTATGTGCCGTTCCAGCCCGGCGCCGCCGCGTTTCCGAACGGGGGAATCTCGGTCTTCGCGACGAAGTAG
- a CDS encoding DUF4148 domain-containing protein yields the protein MAIATVSALALPISALSQTDATPTRAQVRAELQQLEQAGYDPARGENPNYPADIQAAEARVSSQSGATAYGGVTSGTSGSGSRAISRPASTDEMKQLYFGGN from the coding sequence ATGGCGATCGCCACGGTGTCGGCGCTTGCGTTGCCAATCTCCGCACTCTCACAGACGGATGCGACACCCACGCGTGCGCAAGTACGCGCCGAACTACAGCAGCTGGAGCAAGCCGGCTATGACCCGGCTAGAGGAGAAAACCCGAATTATCCGGCAGATATTCAGGCAGCAGAAGCGCGCGTATCGAGCCAAAGCGGCGCAACGGCTTATGGCGGGGTGACGTCGGGCACATCGGGATCCGGCTCTCGCGCTATTAGCCGCCCGGCTAGTACAGATGAAATGAAACAGCTTTATTTCGGAGGTAATTAG
- a CDS encoding epoxide hydrolase family protein: protein MPQDTPQSSSRRQFVGMAAAALAAGSLNRLAFADTSPAIGKITEPANGDKSALRPFRVHVADAQLVDMRRRIKATRWPDRETVPDESQGIQLATIQNLAQYWATGYDWRKCEARLNSYPQFVTEIDGLDIHFIHVRSKHENAMPLIVTHGWPGSIIEQFKIIDPLVNPTAYGAPASDAFHLVIPSLPGYGFSARPTTTGWGPERTARAWVTLMKRLGYERFASQGGDLGGIVTNIMAQQAPPELIGIHVNFPASVPAQILKSLAAGDPMPAGLSDEEKHAYEQLSANFKKKRGYAFEMGTRPQTLYGLADSPVALASWLLDHGDGYGQPAAALSAAVLGHPVNGHSAGALTRDDILDDITLYWLTNTGISAARFYWESHANFFLAADVNVPAAVSAFPGENYQAPKSWTEKAYHNLIYFNKPETGGHFAAWEEPMIFANEVRTGLRSLRT, encoded by the coding sequence ATGCCACAAGATACGCCCCAATCCTCGTCGCGTCGGCAGTTCGTCGGAATGGCTGCGGCGGCGCTCGCGGCCGGTTCGCTGAACCGGCTCGCCTTCGCCGACACGAGCCCTGCCATCGGCAAGATCACGGAGCCCGCGAATGGCGACAAGTCCGCGCTTCGCCCGTTCCGCGTGCATGTCGCCGACGCGCAGCTCGTCGACATGCGGCGCCGCATCAAGGCGACGCGCTGGCCGGATCGCGAGACGGTGCCCGACGAATCGCAGGGCATCCAGCTCGCCACCATTCAGAACCTCGCGCAATACTGGGCGACCGGATACGACTGGCGCAAATGCGAAGCGCGGTTGAATTCGTATCCGCAGTTCGTCACCGAGATCGACGGACTTGATATCCACTTCATCCACGTGCGTTCGAAGCATGAAAACGCGATGCCGTTGATCGTGACGCACGGCTGGCCCGGCTCGATCATCGAACAGTTCAAGATCATCGATCCGCTCGTCAATCCGACTGCCTATGGCGCGCCGGCTTCGGACGCATTCCATCTCGTGATTCCGTCGCTCCCGGGATACGGCTTTTCGGCGCGGCCCACGACAACGGGCTGGGGCCCCGAGCGCACCGCGCGCGCGTGGGTCACATTGATGAAACGGCTTGGCTATGAGCGCTTTGCTTCGCAAGGCGGTGATCTCGGGGGCATCGTCACGAACATCATGGCACAGCAGGCACCGCCCGAGCTCATCGGCATTCATGTGAACTTCCCTGCGTCCGTTCCGGCCCAGATTCTGAAGTCGCTGGCCGCGGGCGATCCGATGCCTGCCGGCTTATCCGACGAGGAAAAGCACGCGTATGAACAGCTGAGCGCCAACTTCAAGAAGAAGCGCGGCTACGCGTTCGAAATGGGCACGCGCCCGCAGACGCTCTACGGGCTCGCCGACTCGCCCGTCGCACTCGCTTCCTGGCTGCTCGATCATGGCGATGGCTACGGCCAGCCCGCCGCCGCGTTGAGCGCGGCCGTGCTCGGCCATCCCGTCAATGGTCATTCAGCAGGCGCGCTGACGCGAGACGACATACTCGACGACATCACGCTTTACTGGCTGACCAATACGGGCATCTCGGCCGCGCGCTTCTATTGGGAGTCGCACGCGAACTTCTTTCTTGCCGCCGACGTGAACGTGCCCGCCGCCGTCAGCGCGTTTCCGGGAGAAAACTACCAGGCGCCGAAGAGCTGGACCGAAAAGGCGTATCACAACCTGATTTACTTCAACAAGCCCGAAACGGGCGGGCACTTCGCGGCATGGGAAGAACCGATGATCTTCGCGAACGAAGTGCGCACAGGGTTGAGGTCTTTGCGTACCTGA
- a CDS encoding universal stress protein: MYDRILVALDDSASAKMALGEAVKLAKISSGLVYALSVVDRGRWPAEDSARFDFEPEPSAAANAATRIFEEAETLFRESGVSGKVRAIDAYGENVSEVLARAAEECDADIIVIGTHGRRGAQRFLLGSVAESLVRATERPVLLLRHDG, translated from the coding sequence ATGTACGACCGTATTCTTGTTGCGCTTGACGACAGTGCGAGCGCGAAAATGGCACTCGGCGAGGCGGTCAAGCTCGCGAAAATCTCGAGTGGCCTGGTCTATGCACTGTCGGTCGTGGACCGCGGCAGGTGGCCGGCCGAGGACAGCGCGCGATTCGATTTCGAGCCCGAGCCTTCCGCTGCGGCAAACGCGGCCACTCGCATTTTCGAGGAGGCGGAAACGCTATTCCGGGAATCCGGCGTCAGTGGGAAAGTGCGGGCGATCGATGCGTATGGTGAGAATGTGTCCGAGGTGCTGGCACGCGCGGCGGAAGAATGCGATGCCGACATCATCGTGATCGGTACGCATGGAAGGCGCGGCGCCCAGCGATTCTTGCTCGGTAGCGTCGCGGAGTCCCTTGTACGCGCGACGGAGCGTCCCGTTCTGCTGCTCCGGCATGACGGTTGA
- the adhP gene encoding alcohol dehydrogenase AdhP: MSRHMKAAVVREFGSPLSIEEVAIPEVGPGQILVNIKASGVCHTDLHAADGDWPVKPTLPFIPGHEGVGYVAAVGSGVKRVKEGDRVGVPWLYTACGQCEHCLSGWETLCHEQKNTGYSVNGGYAEYVLADPNYVGHLPANVAFDEIAPILCAGVTVYKGIRVTDTRPGQWLAISGIGGLGHVAVQYAIAMGLHVVAVDISDTKLELARKLGATLAVNANTTDPAAFIQKEIGGAHGVLVTAVSRTAFAQALGMVRRGGTISLNGLPPGDFPLPIFSTVLNGITVRGSIVGTRRDLQESLDFAAQGSVRAHVHRDRLENINAVFGALREGTVDGRIVMELD; the protein is encoded by the coding sequence ATGAGCCGCCACATGAAAGCCGCTGTTGTCAGAGAGTTCGGCTCGCCGCTGAGCATCGAAGAAGTCGCCATCCCGGAAGTCGGTCCGGGGCAGATTCTCGTGAACATCAAGGCATCGGGTGTCTGCCATACCGATCTGCATGCCGCCGACGGCGATTGGCCCGTCAAGCCGACGCTGCCCTTCATTCCCGGCCATGAAGGGGTCGGTTACGTCGCTGCTGTCGGCAGCGGCGTCAAGCGCGTGAAGGAAGGCGACCGAGTGGGCGTGCCGTGGCTCTATACCGCCTGCGGACAGTGCGAACACTGTCTAAGCGGCTGGGAGACGCTATGTCATGAACAGAAGAATACGGGTTACTCGGTCAACGGCGGATACGCCGAATACGTACTGGCCGATCCCAACTATGTCGGGCATCTTCCCGCCAACGTCGCGTTCGATGAAATCGCCCCCATTCTCTGCGCCGGCGTCACAGTCTATAAAGGCATTCGCGTCACCGACACGCGTCCGGGTCAATGGCTCGCGATCTCGGGTATCGGTGGGCTCGGACATGTCGCTGTGCAGTACGCAATCGCGATGGGATTGCACGTTGTTGCCGTCGACATTTCCGACACCAAACTCGAACTTGCACGCAAACTGGGCGCCACGCTCGCAGTCAATGCGAACACCACCGACCCGGCGGCCTTCATCCAGAAGGAAATCGGCGGCGCGCATGGCGTGCTGGTCACCGCAGTTTCGCGCACCGCATTTGCGCAGGCTCTCGGTATGGTCCGCCGCGGCGGAACGATCTCCCTTAACGGTTTGCCGCCAGGCGACTTTCCGCTGCCGATCTTTTCGACGGTTCTCAACGGCATTACGGTGCGCGGATCCATCGTCGGCACGCGGCGGGATCTACAGGAATCGCTCGACTTTGCGGCACAAGGCAGCGTTCGAGCCCACGTTCATCGCGACCGGCTGGAGAACATCAACGCTGTATTCGGCGCACTTCGCGAAGGGACAGTGGATGGACGGATCGTGATGGAACTCGATTGA
- a CDS encoding DUF485 domain-containing protein, translating into MDLELAERIKSGPTYHELVRRRSRLGWTLTALVLVVYYGYVLLVAFNKELLAAKMGAGVMTWGMPIGLFVIVFTVAITGFYVRRANRTYDELTDRIKQEAA; encoded by the coding sequence ATGGATCTGGAACTCGCAGAGCGAATCAAATCAGGCCCGACGTACCACGAACTCGTGCGAAGACGTTCGAGGCTGGGATGGACACTGACCGCACTTGTGCTTGTCGTCTACTACGGCTATGTGCTGCTGGTCGCGTTCAACAAGGAGTTGCTTGCGGCGAAGATGGGCGCGGGCGTGATGACCTGGGGCATGCCGATCGGACTCTTCGTCATCGTGTTCACCGTGGCGATCACTGGGTTTTACGTGCGGCGCGCGAACCGCACCTACGACGAACTCACCGACCGTATCAAACAGGAGGCCGCATGA
- a CDS encoding cation acetate symporter has product MKPRHIIPASALFALSSSCFAAGGDLGQTVKQATNWTAISMFVVFVIATLFITKWAARRTRSAAEFYTAGGGITGFQNGLAIAGDFMSAASFLGISAAVYSNGYDGLIYSIGFLVGWPIITFLMAERLRNLGRFTFADVAAYRFKQAPIRAFAASGTLVVVAFYLIAQMVGAGQLIKLLFGLEYWIAVVIVGALMMVYVLFGGMTATTWVQIIKACLLLAGATFMAFMVLWQFHFSPEALFAKAVEVHEKKASIMGPGNFIKDPVSAISFGIALMFGTAGLPHILMRFFTVPNAKEARKSVFWATTWIGYFYILTFIIGFGAIVLVSTNSVFKDAAGKLLGGTNMAAVHLASAVGGNVFLGFISAVAFATILAVVAGLTLAGASAVSHDLYATVFKHGKASSANELFVSRVTTLALGIIAVVLGIVFEKQNIAFMVSLAFAVAASANFPVLFMSVLWRGCTTRGAAIGGFLGLFSAVLLTVLSKAVWVDVFHHASAPFPYASPALFSMAIGFAGIWVFSVTDRSARARIDQAGFEAQAVRSETGIGAVEGASH; this is encoded by the coding sequence ATGAAGCCCCGCCATATCATTCCCGCGAGCGCGCTGTTCGCCCTGTCATCCAGCTGCTTTGCTGCCGGGGGCGATCTCGGGCAAACGGTCAAGCAGGCAACCAACTGGACCGCGATCAGCATGTTCGTGGTGTTCGTCATTGCAACGCTCTTCATCACCAAATGGGCTGCGCGGAGGACACGTTCGGCTGCCGAGTTCTACACGGCAGGCGGCGGCATCACCGGCTTCCAGAACGGTCTTGCGATCGCGGGTGATTTCATGTCCGCTGCGTCCTTCCTCGGCATTTCGGCGGCCGTTTACTCGAACGGATATGATGGTCTCATCTATTCGATCGGTTTTCTGGTGGGCTGGCCGATCATCACTTTCCTGATGGCCGAGCGGCTGCGCAATCTCGGCCGCTTCACTTTCGCCGATGTTGCGGCCTACCGCTTCAAACAGGCGCCGATACGCGCGTTCGCGGCATCGGGCACGCTCGTCGTGGTTGCGTTCTATCTGATCGCGCAGATGGTGGGTGCGGGGCAACTCATCAAGCTGCTGTTCGGACTCGAATACTGGATCGCGGTCGTCATCGTCGGCGCGCTGATGATGGTGTATGTGCTCTTCGGCGGCATGACGGCAACGACCTGGGTGCAGATCATCAAGGCTTGCCTGCTCCTCGCCGGTGCAACTTTCATGGCCTTCATGGTGCTTTGGCAATTTCATTTCAGTCCCGAGGCGCTCTTTGCGAAGGCCGTCGAGGTGCACGAGAAGAAAGCGTCGATCATGGGGCCGGGCAACTTCATCAAGGACCCCGTTTCGGCGATCTCGTTCGGCATCGCGCTGATGTTCGGCACGGCGGGCCTGCCGCACATATTGATGCGTTTCTTCACGGTGCCGAATGCAAAGGAAGCACGCAAATCGGTTTTCTGGGCCACGACATGGATCGGCTATTTCTACATTCTCACCTTTATCATCGGCTTTGGTGCGATCGTTCTGGTGAGCACGAACTCCGTCTTCAAGGATGCAGCGGGCAAGTTACTGGGCGGTACGAACATGGCAGCCGTGCATCTGGCGAGCGCCGTCGGCGGCAATGTGTTCCTCGGCTTTATTTCCGCCGTTGCGTTCGCGACGATTCTCGCTGTCGTCGCGGGTCTCACGCTCGCCGGCGCGTCGGCTGTCTCGCATGATCTGTATGCGACCGTGTTCAAGCATGGCAAGGCATCGAGCGCGAACGAACTGTTTGTCTCGCGGGTCACGACGCTCGCGCTAGGCATCATCGCTGTCGTGCTCGGCATCGTGTTCGAAAAGCAGAACATCGCTTTCATGGTTTCGCTCGCCTTCGCGGTGGCGGCTTCCGCGAATTTCCCCGTACTGTTCATGTCCGTGCTGTGGCGTGGCTGCACGACGCGCGGCGCAGCGATTGGCGGCTTTCTCGGCCTGTTCTCGGCGGTGCTGCTCACTGTGCTATCGAAGGCGGTATGGGTGGATGTATTTCATCACGCGAGTGCGCCGTTCCCCTATGCATCGCCGGCGCTCTTCTCGATGGCGATCGGCTTTGCCGGCATCTGGGTTTTCTCGGTGACAGACCGGTCCGCTCGCGCACGCATCGACCAGGCGGGGTTCGAGGCGCAAGCGGTGCGCTCGGAAACCGGTATCGGCGCAGTGGAGGGCGCGAGCCATTGA